A single genomic interval of Bacteroidales bacterium harbors:
- the lepB gene encoding signal peptidase I, translated as MVKKNKFKKILSNSWVKAFLIAVLIVWLTKTFLIELTIVRDQKMENTLFKGDVVIINKLCPGPRMPITLISLPFFGNQFPFTTTPSYLNWIELPYLRINIKNIQRNDIIAFNYPIENDPPIDKKTVLLKRCIGLPGDTINIHDKKIFVNNSLFPDKPTFKYRYRISSNEPLDSTFFNRYRIKEYYYIAKPNIYDVYISNVTADSIAKDSNVKKVQLLKILNMPKFTKIFPYSPNFSWSLDYFGTLIIPQKGKIVKLDAKNIYFYKDIIEKYEQNSFSIENDTNFIINGIITKQYQFKYNYYFVLDDNRDLPKDSRYWGFLPETHIIGKATIILFNLDSESNRSLKKIE; from the coding sequence ATGGTAAAAAAAAACAAGTTTAAAAAAATTTTATCAAATAGCTGGGTAAAAGCCTTTTTGATTGCGGTTTTAATAGTATGGCTTACTAAAACTTTTTTAATAGAACTTACTATTGTTCGCGATCAAAAAATGGAAAATACACTTTTTAAAGGCGATGTTGTTATTATTAACAAACTCTGTCCAGGGCCACGAATGCCTATTACGCTTATAAGCCTTCCATTTTTTGGCAATCAATTTCCTTTTACTACAACCCCTTCATATTTAAATTGGATTGAATTACCTTATCTTCGTATTAATATTAAAAACATTCAACGTAATGATATTATTGCATTCAATTATCCAATAGAAAATGACCCACCCATTGACAAAAAAACGGTTTTACTAAAACGATGTATTGGTTTGCCTGGCGATACTATTAATATACACGACAAAAAAATTTTTGTTAATAATAGTTTATTTCCTGATAAACCAACTTTCAAATATCGTTATCGAATAAGCTCTAACGAACCTTTAGACTCAACATTTTTCAATAGGTATAGAATTAAAGAATATTATTATATTGCTAAACCAAATATATATGATGTTTACATTTCTAATGTAACTGCCGATTCTATCGCTAAAGATAGCAATGTTAAAAAAGTTCAGTTATTAAAAATATTAAACATGCCTAAATTTACAAAAATATTCCCCTATAGCCCAAATTTCTCATGGAGCTTAGATTATTTTGGAACTCTTATTATTCCCCAAAAGGGGAAAATTGTAAAATTAGATGCTAAAAATATATATTTTTACAAGGACATTATTGAAAAGTACGAACAAAACAGTTTTAGTATTGAAAATGACACCAACTTTATTATAAATGGAATAATTACTAAACAATATCAGTTTAAATATAACTATTATTTTGTTTTAGACGATAATCGCGACCTTCCTAAAGACAGTCGTTATTGGGGTTTTCTACCCGAAACTCATATCATAGGCAAAGCAACTATTATTCTTTTTAATTTAGATAGCGAATCAAATAGAAGTTTAAAAAAAATTGAATAA